CCATCAAGTCAAGCTTGCCAAATTCGTCGACAGCAGTATTGACCACACGCATGATATGGCTTTCCTTTAGAACATCAGTCTGTACCGCCAGAGCCGCCACATCAAAATCGCTCTCGATTTTTTCGGCATTCGCTTCAAGTTCTTCAATACTCCGTGAAGCTAGCACGACGTTGGCACCTGATTCAGCAAGAGCATACGAGAATTGCTCACCGAGCCCGGAAGACGCCCCAGTCACGATAGCTGTTTTTCCATCCAGATCATAGTCTGCCATCGTATACACACATCCAGTATCATATGCTCTACTGATATATGTGGTATTAATGCTTAAGGCGGAGGGTTCCAGCTACTCAGCCGGCACCTCGCATTCCTCATCGTCCTCTTTGATGAATTCTTCGCCAGCCTTTCTAATCTGATAGAACCGGAAAAGACCAATTGGTACAACAATGAATAGCCAGATAATGATGTCACCAATTGTAGCAATCATTATACTCTGACCTGTAGGATCAAGCCAGATTTGCCCTAGCTTCATCATTTTCACGAGGGGAAATACAAGTACCAAGCCAAAAACACGTTTTAGGCCAACTGCATCGACATCACATGCGATTCGTGGGCCTATCTGGGCACCGACAATCATTCCTATACCCAAAGCGATAGCAAAGAACGGATTGATGTGGCCGCCTACATAATTTCGAACTGTTCCCGCGCTGGCAGTGAATATCATTGTGAACATGGACGTAGCAACTGCTCCATGAATGGGCATTCCCATAAGAATCGTCAAAACTGGTACAACAACTGCACCGCCGCCAATACCAAGCAAACCTGCAGCCGCACCACCAACAAAACCGCCAAGCAAAGATATGGCAAGCCGTGTGTGGCTTATATCGGAAAAATCGAATAACGCCATATCCTCAGCAGAGGTGCCACGACGCTTTGCAAATAGCATTTTGAGAGCAACGGGGAAGAGAGAAATTCCAAAAATCAATCTGAGGATGTAATCATTGGGAATGATTTCTCGTAGGGCAACACCAACCAAGGAGCCCGGGATTGTAGTTATGGCTAGAAATAGCCCCGCCTTTGGCACAATCGGGGATGGATTCTGTCTCGCATACGAAATCGTGCTTGCAACTGCAACAAACAAAGCTGCAACCAGAGCTGTTGCTGGCGCAGCCTGTTCGTCCAGCAAGAACACGATGATGAGCAAGGGTGTGTTGATAATTCCGCCACCGATTCCGACCATAGAAGCGATAGTTCCAACGGCTATGGCAAATATTGCTATTGGGAGAATGTCGAGCAGTAGTTGTTGCATTGAAGCCTTCCGTCCAGTAAGTTTCGAGCAAATACGCAGCTACTTAAAACGTACTATGTCCCCAATTTCGTCCGAACAGGCTGATGCACTACTGCGGAGTCTTTCTTGTGCCGAGATAGTAACATCCGCTCAGCATAATCGCGATGCCTATAAACAGCACAATTAGCATGAAGTTACTTGTCTCCATGTCCGCCGACAGAAGATATCCCGCCAGAGATATAGCCACAACAATGAATCCTATAGCAGCAGCAATTCTACCGGGACGCGGATCGAATTTCATAAACGGAGGAACATCTTCGTCAGTAGATTTCACCTTATGCTCTATCTTTACATCGCGCTTGAAGAACCTCTGACCATCATCTGTGATGTATCCTTTAAGCTCTCCTTTGTCAACTAGGTCTCTGAGCATTTCCCTCACCGCCTCATCATCCAAATTGAGTCGGTCAGAAATAACTTGGATAGAACTCAAATGCTCCTTCTTCACTGCTTCCAGTAGTTTTTCCCTCTGAGAGGACATAGTTTTTTCAACTACCCTACTAGTTCTCCTCTATTATGAGCTGAAAAACTTATTGCTCAAATTGGAGGCTAGAATCTACGACTACCTGTTACACTACGTTTCATTGGTGATTAGAAAACGCCTTAACTATTTCATTGGCCCACTCCTTGGCTAGACTTTCTTGCTCATCAAAATTCCTTCTCCAAATCATATAGCCTTCAAAGAATTCTTGAGTTAGGGGTTCATCTGAAATCAA
The nucleotide sequence above comes from Candidatus Lokiarchaeota archaeon. Encoded proteins:
- a CDS encoding TSUP family transporter produces the protein MQQLLLDILPIAIFAIAVGTIASMVGIGGGIINTPLLIIVFLLDEQAAPATALVAALFVAVASTISYARQNPSPIVPKAGLFLAITTIPGSLVGVALREIIPNDYILRLIFGISLFPVALKMLFAKRRGTSAEDMALFDFSDISHTRLAISLLGGFVGGAAAGLLGIGGGAVVVPVLTILMGMPIHGAVATSMFTMIFTASAGTVRNYVGGHINPFFAIALGIGMIVGAQIGPRIACDVDAVGLKRVFGLVLVFPLVKMMKLGQIWLDPTGQSIMIATIGDIIIWLFIVVPIGLFRFYQIRKAGEEFIKEDDEECEVPAE